A window of the Gossypium hirsutum isolate 1008001.06 chromosome A03, Gossypium_hirsutum_v2.1, whole genome shotgun sequence genome harbors these coding sequences:
- the LOC107933710 gene encoding protein SIEVE ELEMENT OCCLUSION B — protein MARPTPVSSSSKTSQQSMRNEHWMFDDAMNERIRSTHVPDGRVVDVTSVLQVTRNVLRHIIPNINLSMNGHIDASDDQTNLSAVDGAHDALHKICCELSCKCSRGSDAHATTMAIFNMLSSYSWGAKVVLALAAFAANFGEFWLIAQLCTSNSLAKSVALLKQLDILEHSQTLKTHFDALSKLVNAMVDVTKCIVELTELPSKYISIDEPPLSTAMAHIHTATYWIISSVVVCTRQITSLVGMRHEFTTSTSEAWELSSLAHKVSSIHEHLQSRLHLCYERIDENKLMEAFEHFKRTIETPQVDNLMILQNIFGKEESLLNPNRAEEIWVLEDVYKERVSSGLNYEIIWLPVMDRTTWNDGYQEKFSTLQSIMSWYTVSHHVAIEPAVIKYIREEWGFVKKPIAVTLNPQGKVLCPNALNMMWIWGNSAFPFSSEKEESFRKAKPWTLDLLVGRLEPNLPTWVSQQKVVCFYGGVKIEWIESFTIATKGVANALDIGIEMVYVGKKNARERVQKITGLIKEKELSHAWEDDNVWFFWNLLESMFVGAECNK, from the exons ATGGCTCGCCCTACCCCAGTCTCATCCTCATCAAAAACATCCCAGCAATCGATGAGGAATGAGCATTGGATGTTCGACGATGCGATGAATGAGCGAATTCGGTCGACTCATGTCCCCGATGGTCGTGTTGTTGATGTTACATCAGTTCTTCAAGTCACTCGCAATGTTTTGCGTCATATCATTCCCAACATAAATCTTTCTATGAAT GGACACATCGATGCATCCGACGATCAGACCAACTTGTCTGCCGTTGATGGCGCGCATGATGCATTACACAAAATCTGCTGCGAG CTATCGTGCAAGTGTTCTAGAGGAAGTGATGCTCATGCAACAACAATGGCGATCTTCAACATGCTTTCAAGCTATTCATGGGGTGCAAAAGTGGTGCTAGCATTAGCGGCTTTTGCAGCGAATTTCGGGGAGTTTTGGCTGATCGCTCAGCTTTGCACTTCCAACTCATTGGCCAAATCAGTGGCTCTCCTAAAGCAACTCGACATTTTAGAGCACTCCCAAACACTGAAAACCCACTTTGATGCACTCAGCAAGCTCGTCAATGCAATGGTCGATGTAACCAAGTGCATTGTTGAGCTTACTGAGCTACCTTCTAAGTATATTTCCATCGATGAGCCACCATTGTCGACCGCTATGGCTCATATCCACACTGCTACCTATTGGATCATTTCGAGTGTCGTCGTTTGTACTAGGCAGATTACAAGCCTTGTAGGGATGAGACATGA GTTCACTACATCGACTTCGGAGGCATGGGAGCTATCAAGCTTGGCACATAAAGTTAGCAGCATACATGAACACCTTCAAAGTCGATTACATCTTTGTTATGAGCGTATTG ATGAGAATAAGCTAATGGAAGCTTTTGAACACTTCAAGCGTACCATTGAAACACCTCAAGTGGACAACTTGATGATTCTCCAAAACATCTTCGGCAAGGAAGAGAGTCTCTTGAATCCAAACAGGGCCGAG GAGATTTGGGTTCTTGAAGATGTTTACAAAGAAAGGGTATCATCTGGGCTTAACTATGAGATCATATGGCTCCCAGTTATGGACAGAACAACTTGGAATGATGGTTATCAGGAAAAGTTTTCGACCCTGCAATCAATTATGTCGTGGTATACTGTGAGCCACCATGTTGCCATTGAACCTGCAGTGATTAAATACATAAGGGAAGAATGGGGTTTCGTTAAGAAACCAATTGCAGTGACATTGAATCCACAAGGAAAGGTTTTATGCCCAAATGCACTCAACATGATGTGGATATGGGGAAATTCAGCTTTCCCGTTTAGCagtgaaaaagaagaaagtttTCGGAAAGCTAAACCTTGGACACTTGACCTTCTCGTTGGTCGCCTTGAACCAAACTTACCTACTTGG GTGAGCCAACAGAAAGTGGTTTGTTTCTATGGTGGTGTGAAAATAGAATGGATCGAAAGTTTCACTATCGCAACAAAAGGGGTTGCAAACGCTCTCGATATTGGCATAGAAATGGTTTATGTTGGAAAGAAAAATGCAAGGGAACGAGTGCAAAAGATTACTGGTTTAATCAAAGAGAAGGAACTTAGCCATGCTTGGGAAGATGACAATGTATGGTTCTTTTGGAACCTATTAGAGAGCATGTTTGTTGGAGCTgagtgcaacaaatag